Proteins encoded by one window of Haematobia irritans isolate KBUSLIRL chromosome 2, ASM5000362v1, whole genome shotgun sequence:
- the LOC142224578 gene encoding uncharacterized protein LOC142224578: MTNQPNVVLSRTLKIIQINVNSIISISKRYSLNKFIELHKPDIVLLSETKLNKRHKLCITDYNVVRNDRPNSRGGGIAILIRNDISHKEIVRHSFQDSQILEISIISIPMGNNKTLFVISAYYPAGNNSSGFETDLTQVFVDLNIQDLDNFYILGGDLNSKRTEWGNTHNNTKGNALKNWLSENEMTFRCKLYASSTASYPRTESFLDLFIIDSRIRVNSENDTLNCIETLPYDSDHEALILTASMTNNQLFDLFKAIPEAKYNYKSTNWNKFQKSVTNKTDDKLIVPNHYNLTNSEIDQFLELTNSIIIDSIEEVIPTFRNSKFPISNRMIEKLHKEKSRLLTIVKRHNRLENSVPEPELLVIKATLKRIRKLIRDNLIIAMNRNFEKNLSAINSKQSADMFSKIRKNFKGIDEVDISELRMPVNSRDIIEKANVDHSVLQLDNDQNYIIRNESDIANTIGAYFQSIHSPKDIDETNSSQLRVMNTFNEFLHSKNTYESNNSTVTTFTEQKRANALTIEQTDSLFVTCDTLLGIFRNLRNKVSYGLDKIPYIVLKNLPDKMKQDYCTIFNNIINNSYYPTAWKKAKVIVIPKKAKTQQILKILDQLVYCLI; the protein is encoded by the coding sequence ATGACCAATCAACCCAATGTAGTATTGTCTAGAACTCTCAAGATTATTCAAATTAATGTAAATTCCATAATATCTATAAGTAAACGATACAGTCTAAATAAATTCATCGAATTGCACAAACCTGATATAGTACTACTAAgtgaaactaaattaaataaaagacaCAAATTATGTATCACAGATTATAATGTCGTTAGAAATGACAGACCTAACTCCAGAGGGGGAGGTATAGCAATATTAATTAGAAATGATATCTCGCATAAAGAAATTGTAAGACATTCATTTCAAGATTCCCAGATCTTGGAAATATCTATAATCTCCATTCCAATGGGCAACAACAAAACACTGTTTGTGATTTCAGCTTATTACCCTGCTGGTAATAATAGTTCGGGTTTtgaaactgatcttactcaggtATTTGTTGACCTAAACATCCAAGACttagataatttttatatactagGAGGAGACCTAAACAGCAAAAGAACTGAATGGGGGAACACGCATAATAACACTAAAGGAAATGCACTAAAAAACTGGTTGTCCGAGAATGAAATGACTTTTAGATGTAAACTATATGCTTCTTCTACCGCATCATATCCTAGAACTGAATCATTTCTGGATCTATTTATTATCGATAGTAGAATTAGAGTCAATTCGGAGAATGACACACTTAACTGTATAGAGACACTTCCATATGATAGCGATCATGAAGCTCTTATTTTAACAGCATCCATGACCAATAACCAACTCTTTGATCTCTTCAAGGCCATACCAGAGGCGAAATACAATTACAAATCCACCAACtggaataaatttcaaaaaagcgTTACTAATAAGACTGACGACAAGCTCATTGTACCAAACCACTATAATCTAACCAACAGCGAAATAGACCAGTTCTTAGAACTGACTAATTCCATTATAATAGATTCTATTGAAGAAGTCATCCCAACATTCAGAAATAGTAAATTCCCTATCTCGAATCGAATGATCGAAAAATTACATAAAGAGAAAAGTCGATTATTAACTATTGTAAAGAGACACAATCGATTAGAAAACTCAGTCCCAGAACCTGAACTGTTGGTAATAAAGGCAACTCTTAAGAGAATCAGAAAACTAATTAGAGACAATCTCATAATAGCCATGAACaggaattttgaaaagaatttaTCAGcaataaattctaaacagtcaGCTGATATGTTTAGCAAGATCAGGAAAAACTTTAAGGGTATAGATGAGGTAGATATATCTGAGCTTAGAATGCCTGTGAATAGTAGGGACATAATCGAAAAGGCGAACGTGGATCATAGTGTACTACAACTAGACAATGATCAGAATTACATTATCCGTAATGAGAGTGATATAGCAAATACTATCGGTGCTTACTTTCAATCCATTCATTCCCCTAAGGATATAGACGAAACGAACTCTTCACAATTACGGGTTATGAATACTTTCAATGAATTTTTACACTCTAAAAACACATATGAGAGTAATAACTCAACAGTAACTACATTCACAGAACAGAAAAGGGCCAATGCTCTTACAATAGAGCAGACGGACTCACTTTTTGTTACCTGTGATACTCTATTGGGAATATTTAGGAATCTACGAAACAAAGTATCATACGGTCTGGATAAAATACCCTACATAGTGTTGAAGAACCTGCCTGACAAAATGAAGCAGGACTAttgcacaattttcaataatattATTAACAACTCATATTATCCTACTGCCTGGAAAAAGGCCAAAGTTATCGTCATACCCAAAAAGGCAAAGACACAACAAATCCTAAAAATCTTAGACCAATTAGTTTATTGCCTAATATAA